A segment of the Leptolyngbya sp. NIES-3755 genome:
TGGATCGGATTGCGAAATTATTGGCGATTGTTGGTCAGTCCCGATTTTTGGCAGGTGATTGGAAATACGGTGTATTTTACGATCGCGACTCTAATTCCCAGTTTGATCATTCCATTGGGTTTAGCAGTGTTGCTGAATCAATCTATCAAGTTTCGCGGATTGTTGAGAGCAGCGTACTTTATACCATCCATTACCTCTCTCGTTGCGGTTGGATTAGGATTTCGCTGGCTATTTCAAACCGATGGCGTGATCAATCAATGGCTTAATGCAATTCACATTCCTGCAATTCCTTGGTTGCAGAGTACCGTTTGGGCAATGCCCGTTCTGATTCTCCTAAGTATCTGGAAACAGATCGGATTCAATATGGTGGTGTTCTTAGCAGGACTGCAAACGATTCCGATCAGTCGATATGAAGCGGCGGAATTAGATGGCGCGAACGGTTGGCAAAAGTTTCGATACATCACCCTGCCGGGATTGAAATCAACGATCGTATTTGTCACGGTGACGACTGCGATCTTTACGCTCAGAAGTTTCGAGCAAGTTTATGTGATCACAGGAGGGGGTCCCATGAATTCGACAAACCTGCTCGTTTACTTCATTTACGATCAAGCTTTTGCTCAATTCGATTTTGGATATGCAGCAGCGGCAGCAACGATTTTATTGCTGATTGCGCTTTTACTGGTGTACTGGCAATTAAGAACAACCGAAGACTAAGCATCCGGAAAGGTTTGCTTAAACTCATCAATCAAAATATCCATTTCTTCGAGTGCCTGATTCACATCGATTCGCAATGAGCCTAAATTCGGCTGTTCCATTAGTTTCAGGAGCGATTCCCGCTTGCCCTCGATCAGCTTAATCCGTTCTTTAATGGTTTCGGCATCCATACTGAAATTCCTCTAAGTACGATCGCGCTTAATCATGACTAAATGTTAAGCTTCCCTCAATTTTAATCGGATTCGCTGGAATCTGAATAACTCCTGATAAATCAGGCTTTTCCGTATTTCTACCTTTTGGTAGATTAAATTTGCCTGAAAATTTACACGAAAACTTCATAAATC
Coding sequences within it:
- a CDS encoding binding-protein-dependent transport systems inner membrane component (similar to AA sequence:cyanobase_aa:LBDG_41330) produces the protein MLLNSTKVKSDSGFSRLLDREAIAAWIFLAPALILLSVFVLYPIAYLCYLSFTTGSFTRAGVRWIGLRNYWRLLVSPDFWQVIGNTVYFTIATLIPSLIIPLGLAVLLNQSIKFRGLLRAAYFIPSITSLVAVGLGFRWLFQTDGVINQWLNAIHIPAIPWLQSTVWAMPVLILLSIWKQIGFNMVVFLAGLQTIPISRYEAAELDGANGWQKFRYITLPGLKSTIVFVTVTTAIFTLRSFEQVYVITGGGPMNSTNLLVYFIYDQAFAQFDFGYAAAAATILLLIALLLVYWQLRTTED
- a CDS encoding hypothetical protein (hypothetical protein N9414_09936;~similar to AA sequence:cyanobase_aa:LBDG_41340), with translation MDAETIKERIKLIEGKRESLLKLMEQPNLGSLRIDVNQALEEMDILIDEFKQTFPDA